From the Corythoichthys intestinalis isolate RoL2023-P3 chromosome 15, ASM3026506v1, whole genome shotgun sequence genome, one window contains:
- the scfd1 gene encoding sec1 family domain-containing protein 1 — protein MAASVRDKQTVALKRMLNFNSPPVKNAASEPVWKVLIYDRFGQDIISPLLSVKELRDMGITLHLLLHSDRDPIPDVPAIYFVMPSEENIDRICQDLRNQLYESYYLNFISAISRSKLEDIASAALAANAVSQITKVYDQYLNFITLEDDMFILCHQNKEAISYHAINRGDMQDTDMEAIMDTIVDSLFCFFVTLGAVPIIRCPRGNAAEMVAVKLDKKLRENLRDARNSLFTGDNMAAGQFSFQRPLFVLADRNVDMATPLHHTWTYQALIHDVMEFHLNRVMLEEGAGSEASPAGARPKKKSRRTYDLTAADKFWQRHKGSPFPEVAESVQEELDTYRAQEDEVKRLKSIMGLEGEDEGAISMLSDNTAKLTSAVSSLPELLEKKRLIDLHTNVATAVLDHIKSRKLDVYFEYEEKLMSKSTLDKSLLDIISDPDAGTPEDKMRLFLIFYITAQQPPSESDLEQYKTALLDAGCDLLPLSYIKQWKAFTKMAATPANYGNSGVKPMGLFSRVMNSGSQLVMEGVKNLVLKQHNLPVTRILDNLMEMKSHADTDDYRYLDPKMLRGSESSIPRNKNPFQEAIVFVVGGGNYIEYQNLVDYTKSKVGKKVIYGCSELFNASQFIKQLSQLGQK, from the exons ATGGCCGCGTCGGTACGCGACAAGCAGACGG TGGCTCTGAAGCGGATGTTGAACTTCAACTCACCCCCTGTGAAGAACGCCGCATCCGAACCAGTATGGAAG GTGCTGATATACGACCGTTTTGGTCAGGACATCATCTCGCCGCTGCTGTCCGTCAAAGAGCTCAGAGACATGGGCATCACGCTCCACCT GTTACTTCACTCCGACAGAGATCCCATTCCCGACGTGCCGGCCATCTACTTCGTCATGCCTTCGGAGGAGAACATTGACAGGATTTGTCAG GACCTGAGAAACCAACTGTACGAATCATACTACCTGAACTTCATCTCGGCCATCAGTCGAAGCAAACTGGAGGACATCGCCAGCGCTGCGCTGGCGGCTAATGCTGTCAGCCAAATCACCAAG GTGTACGACCAGTACCTGAATTTCATCACATTGGAGGATGACATGTTCATCTTGTGCCATCAAAACAAGGAGGCTATCTCATATCACG CCATCAACAGAGGAGACATGCAAGACACTGACATGGAGGCCATCATGGACACCATCGTGGACAGTCTCTTTTGCTTTTTCGTCACGCTGG GCGCCGTGCCCATCATCCGTTGTCCCCGTGGCAACGCGGCTGAGATGGTTGCCGTG AAGCTGGACAAGAAACTACGTGAAAATCTGCGCGACGCCAGGAATAGCCTCTTCACGGGTGACAACATGGCCGCTGGGCAGTTTAG CTTTCAGAGGCCGCTGTTCGTGCTAGCTGACCGCAACGTGGACATGGCCACGCCCTTGCACCACACTTGGACATATCAGGCACTGATTCACGACGTGATG GAATTCCATCTTAATCGTGTGATGCTGGAAGAAGGCGCAGGGTCTGAAGCGTCCCCCGCTGGAGCGCGACCAAAAAAGAAGAGCAGAAGGACATACGACCTTACTGCCGCCGACAAATTCTGGCAGAGACACAAGGGAAGTCCCTTCCCGGAGGTGGCGGAGTCTGTTCAGGAGGAGCTGGACACGTACCGGGCGCAGGAGGATGAGGTCAAACGACTCAAAAGCAttatg GGCCTGGAGGGCGAGGATGAGGGCGCCATCAGCATGCTTTCGGACAACACTGCCAAGCTCACCTCTGCTGTCAG TTCTCTACCTGAGTTGTTGGAGAAGAAACGTCTGATTGACCTACACACCAACGTGGCCACGGCTGTGCTGGACCATATTAAG AGTCGAAAACTGGATGTTTATTTTGAGTATGAAGAAAAACTGATGAGCAAGTCGACTTTGGATAAATCTCTGCTGGACATTATCAGCGACCCGGACG CGGGAACGCCAGAAGACAAGATGCGACTCTTTCTCATTTTCTACATCACAGCTCAGCAGCCGCCTTCTGAG TCGGACTTGGAGCAGTATAAAACGGCTCTGCTGGATGCCGGCTGCGACCTATTGCCTCTCAGCTACATCAAACAGTGGAA GGCCTTtaccaagatggccgccacTCCTGCCAACTACGGCAACAGTGGAGTGAAACCCATGGG GCTGTTTTCCCGAGTGATGAATAGCGGCTCTCAGTTGGTGATGGAGGGAGTCAAGAACTTGGTGCTCAAACAGCAC AACCTTCCAGTCACGCGAATCCTCGACAACCTGATGGAGATGAAGTCACACGCT GATACAGATGACTACCGCTACTTGGACCCGAAAATGTTGCGCGGCAGCGAAAG TTCCATTCCAAGGAATAAGAACCCATTTCAGGAG GCGATTGTGTTCGTGGTGGGAGGAGGAAATTACATCGAATACCAGAACCTGGTGGACTACACCAAA TCAAAAGTAGGAAAGAAGGTCATTTACGGCTGCAGCGAACTCTTCAACGCGTCACAGTTCATCAAACAA CTCTCCCAGTTGGGACAGAAGTGA